A genomic window from Gemmatimonadaceae bacterium includes:
- a CDS encoding D-glycero-beta-D-manno-heptose-7-phosphate kinase produces the protein MPKAHLDRARLQQLLQSIATKPPRIAVVGDAMLDLYLKGDVDRISPEAPVPVVRVRERKYALGGAANVAQNVLAIGARCELVAAVGRDAAGGQLREMLAERGAEPRGLVDCDRPTTTKTRVVARNQQVVRVDEEVDADLSGDEVTRLLDAVARAVSVADALILEDYNKGVLIPQVIRAAIAAATARQLPIVVDPKFRNFFEYRGCTIFKPNRRELEGALGASVDVQDAAALPAVLTQLDAQHLLLTLSEHGMALISRNGAVERIPTTAREVYDVVGAGDTVTAYLAAVLAAGGSALEAAVTANYAAGIQVGKSGAASVSREEVLAAYDRG, from the coding sequence ATGCCCAAGGCCCATCTCGACCGCGCGCGGCTCCAGCAGCTCCTGCAATCCATTGCGACCAAGCCGCCCCGGATCGCCGTCGTCGGCGACGCGATGCTCGACCTCTACCTCAAGGGCGACGTCGACCGCATTTCCCCCGAGGCGCCCGTGCCCGTCGTGCGCGTGCGCGAGCGCAAGTACGCCCTCGGCGGCGCCGCCAACGTGGCGCAGAACGTGCTCGCCATCGGCGCGCGCTGCGAACTCGTCGCTGCCGTCGGGCGCGACGCCGCCGGCGGGCAGCTCCGCGAGATGCTCGCCGAGCGTGGCGCCGAACCGCGCGGGCTCGTCGATTGCGACCGGCCCACCACCACCAAGACCCGCGTCGTCGCGCGCAACCAGCAGGTCGTGCGCGTGGACGAAGAAGTCGACGCCGATCTCTCCGGCGACGAAGTCACCCGCCTGCTCGACGCCGTCGCGCGCGCCGTGTCCGTGGCCGATGCGCTCATTCTCGAGGACTACAATAAGGGCGTGCTCATCCCGCAGGTCATCCGCGCCGCCATCGCCGCCGCCACTGCGCGGCAACTGCCCATCGTCGTGGATCCCAAGTTCCGCAACTTCTTCGAGTACCGCGGCTGCACCATCTTCAAGCCCAACCGCCGCGAGCTCGAAGGCGCACTCGGCGCCTCCGTCGACGTGCAGGACGCCGCCGCGCTGCCCGCCGTCCTCACCCAACTCGACGCGCAGCACCTGTTGCTCACGCTCAGCGAGCACGGAATGGCACTGATCAGCCGCAACGGCGCCGTCGAGCGCATTCCCACCACCGCGCGTGAGGTGTACGATGTAGTGGGCGCCGGCGACACCGTCACCGCGTACCTCGCCGCCGTGCTCGCTGCGGGCGGCAGCGCCCTCGAAGCCGCCGTCACCGCCAACTACGCCGCCGGCATCCAAGTCGGAAAGTCCGGCGCCGCCAGCGTCAGCCGCGAGGAAGTGCTCGCCGCGTACGATCGGGGGTAG
- a CDS encoding DMT family transporter — translation MHAQPSRQLVVAVLALAVLGISISGPLARLADAPPLAIAVWRLALSLCIVAVPLLGTGRWREWRGLAGRDLAIAMGAGAFLALHFWSWIASLGLTSVAASVLLVNLHPVVIVIGSALWLREHPTRTQLIGIGIAVVGAAYVALGGAASDVALGDATLARATLGNGLALLGAVTVGLYYLAGRSLRQRLSLWPYVGLVYGCCLVVLLLLAAFTRTALWPFAPRELTLFALIAFGPMLAGHTGFNWALRYVPAYVVSLCLLAEPVGAGLIAAVMPGVREVPAGSVVVGGVVVLLGVGVGLYAGKREAGGG, via the coding sequence ATGCACGCCCAGCCTTCCAGGCAACTCGTCGTTGCCGTCCTTGCACTCGCGGTGCTCGGGATCTCCATCTCCGGCCCGCTCGCGCGGCTCGCCGACGCGCCACCGCTCGCGATCGCCGTGTGGCGCCTCGCGCTCTCGCTCTGCATCGTCGCCGTGCCGTTGCTCGGCACCGGCCGTTGGCGCGAGTGGCGCGGGCTCGCCGGGCGCGACCTCGCCATCGCGATGGGCGCCGGGGCCTTCCTCGCGCTGCACTTCTGGAGCTGGATCGCCTCGCTCGGCCTCACCAGCGTCGCCGCCAGCGTGCTGCTCGTGAACCTGCATCCTGTCGTCATCGTGATCGGCTCGGCGCTGTGGCTGCGCGAGCATCCGACGCGCACGCAGCTGATCGGCATCGGCATCGCCGTCGTCGGCGCCGCATACGTCGCACTCGGCGGCGCGGCGAGTGATGTGGCGCTCGGCGACGCGACGCTCGCCCGCGCCACTCTCGGCAACGGCCTCGCCCTGCTCGGCGCCGTCACCGTCGGTCTCTACTACCTCGCCGGCCGCAGTCTCCGCCAACGCCTCTCGCTGTGGCCGTACGTCGGACTCGTGTACGGCTGCTGCCTCGTCGTGCTGCTCCTGCTCGCCGCGTTCACCCGCACGGCGCTCTGGCCCTTCGCGCCGCGCGAACTCACGCTCTTCGCGCTCATTGCCTTCGGCCCGATGCTCGCCGGCCACACCGGATTCAACTGGGCGCTGCGGTATGTGCCGGCGTATGTGGTGAGTCTGTGTCTGCTGGCGGAGCCGGTGGGGGCGGGGCTGATTGCGGCGGTGATGCCGGGGGTGCGGGAGGTGCCGGCGGGGTCCGTCGTGGTGGGAGGGGTTGTGGTGCTCTTGGGGGTTGGGGTCGGGTTGTACGCTGGGAAACGGGAGGCGGGAGGGGGGTGA
- a CDS encoding asparaginase, translating into MHALSLDVEITRGETVESRHRVHAAVIGADDVLIAAARDSALVSMWRSCAKPFQVLPLLASGGFEQLGWGHEELALACASHGAEPEHVAVASRMLSSLGLEEGDLACGPHEPLSQRGARLLRESGAAPTRLHNNCSGKHAAMLARAKTAGWSIKGYEQSDHPVQLSCLGEVSAWSGIPLDDMPLGVDGCGVAVMALPLDRMALAYARWGRAVYAGDELPARTAAAIRKHPHLLGGTDRFDTVMLEETKGGVITKVGAEGVHSVAVPSLGIGMAIKVEDGAQRAQYVAVLRALQQLSVLPSELPPRLAEFVERQVKNTRGEVVGSVRSRGATA; encoded by the coding sequence ATGCACGCGCTCAGCCTCGATGTCGAGATCACCCGCGGCGAGACCGTCGAGTCGCGCCACCGCGTTCACGCCGCCGTGATCGGCGCCGACGACGTCCTGATCGCCGCCGCCCGCGACTCCGCGCTCGTTTCGATGTGGCGCTCCTGCGCCAAGCCCTTCCAAGTCCTTCCGCTGCTCGCCAGCGGCGGCTTCGAGCAGCTCGGCTGGGGCCACGAAGAACTCGCCCTCGCCTGCGCCTCCCACGGCGCCGAGCCCGAGCACGTTGCCGTCGCCTCGCGGATGCTCTCTAGCCTCGGTCTCGAAGAAGGCGACCTCGCCTGCGGTCCGCACGAACCTCTCTCGCAGCGCGGCGCCCGTCTGCTACGCGAGAGCGGCGCCGCACCGACGCGCCTGCACAACAACTGCTCCGGCAAGCACGCCGCGATGCTCGCGCGCGCCAAGACCGCCGGTTGGTCCATCAAGGGCTACGAGCAGAGCGATCACCCCGTCCAGCTCAGCTGCCTCGGCGAGGTCTCGGCGTGGAGCGGCATCCCGCTCGATGATATGCCGCTCGGCGTGGACGGCTGCGGCGTCGCGGTGATGGCGTTGCCGCTGGACCGGATGGCCCTCGCCTACGCGCGTTGGGGTCGCGCGGTGTACGCCGGCGACGAACTCCCGGCGCGCACCGCGGCTGCCATCCGCAAGCATCCGCACTTGCTCGGCGGCACCGATCGCTTCGACACCGTGATGCTCGAGGAGACCAAGGGCGGCGTGATCACGAAGGTCGGCGCCGAGGGCGTGCACTCGGTGGCCGTGCCGTCGCTGGGCATCGGGATGGCGATCAAGGTCGAGGACGGCGCGCAGCGGGCGCAGTATGTCGCGGTGCTGCGCGCGCTGCAGCAGCTGAGCGTGTTGCCGAGCGAGTTGCCGCCGCGTTTGGCGGAGTTCGTGGAGCGCCAGGTGAAGAATACGCGCGGGGAGGTCGTGGGCAGCGTGCGAAGCCGTGGGGCGACGGCGTGA
- a CDS encoding carboxymuconolactone decarboxylase family protein produces MSDALTPEVAALVRLSARIAIGSEFEIRAGCAEVVAAEVPTPWVEECILQSYLMAGFPRTLNAMREWRRVSGVEAPEPEEIPEPSLWRWRQQGEQTCEIVYGKFYTKLRENIAHLHPALDEWMIVEGYGKILSRPGLELKLRELCIVAACAAMGQDRQLHSHLHGAVNAGATGAEVAGTLAAIEGLVEEAHLLRARLLWARVHGKA; encoded by the coding sequence GTGAGCGACGCACTCACGCCCGAGGTCGCCGCCTTGGTGCGCCTCTCCGCGCGAATCGCGATCGGCAGCGAGTTCGAGATCCGCGCCGGCTGCGCCGAGGTCGTCGCCGCCGAGGTGCCGACGCCGTGGGTGGAGGAGTGCATCCTCCAGAGCTACCTGATGGCCGGCTTCCCGCGCACGCTCAACGCGATGCGCGAGTGGCGCCGCGTCAGCGGCGTCGAGGCCCCGGAGCCTGAAGAGATTCCCGAGCCGAGCCTGTGGCGCTGGCGTCAGCAGGGAGAACAGACCTGCGAGATCGTCTACGGCAAGTTCTACACGAAGCTCCGCGAGAACATCGCGCATCTGCATCCCGCACTCGACGAGTGGATGATCGTCGAAGGCTACGGCAAGATCCTCTCGCGCCCGGGCTTAGAGCTCAAGCTACGCGAGCTCTGCATCGTCGCCGCCTGCGCCGCGATGGGGCAGGACCGGCAACTGCACTCGCATCTGCACGGCGCGGTGAACGCGGGGGCGACAGGCGCGGAGGTCGCGGGGACGCTCGCGGCGATTGAGGGGCTGGTCGAGGAGGCGCATCTGTTGCGCGCTCGACTGCTGTGGGCGCGGGTTCACGGAAAGGCTTGA
- the obgE gene encoding GTPase ObgE, whose product MFIDLVTARVTAGTGGSGCTSFRREKFAPMGGPDGGDGGKGGDVIVRGDANLSTLLDFTYRDHWEAERGEHGMGSNKTGRSGKDVVLPVPPGTVIRDRDTGLRLGEILEHGQEMVVAKGGRGGRGNTFFATATHQAPREWQPGEEGEVRTLELELKLIADIGLVGQPNAGKSTLLSVISAARPKIADYPFTTLAPNLGVVQLSDSRTFVVADIPGIIEGAHTGKGLGLQFLRHIERTRILAFLIPIDAMDWQAEYDQLRSEVRSHSEELARKPHCVVFTKLDLLGEDYVPEIEAPEAFGVWSISAAGRIGLDQLKANWWSRLLELRKAAGLVPTEG is encoded by the coding sequence ATGTTTATAGACCTAGTGACCGCCCGAGTCACCGCCGGCACCGGCGGCTCCGGCTGCACGTCGTTCCGCCGCGAGAAGTTCGCGCCGATGGGCGGGCCGGACGGCGGTGACGGAGGCAAGGGCGGCGATGTCATCGTCCGCGGCGACGCCAACCTGAGCACGCTGCTCGACTTCACCTACCGCGACCACTGGGAAGCGGAGCGCGGCGAGCACGGGATGGGGTCGAACAAGACCGGCCGCTCGGGCAAGGATGTCGTCCTGCCGGTGCCGCCTGGCACGGTCATCCGCGACCGCGACACGGGACTGCGACTCGGGGAGATCCTCGAGCACGGGCAGGAGATGGTCGTCGCCAAGGGCGGCCGCGGCGGACGCGGGAACACGTTCTTCGCCACCGCGACGCACCAGGCGCCGCGCGAGTGGCAGCCCGGCGAGGAAGGCGAGGTGCGCACGCTCGAACTCGAGCTCAAGCTCATCGCCGACATCGGCCTCGTCGGTCAGCCAAATGCCGGCAAGAGCACGCTGCTGAGCGTCATCTCGGCGGCCCGCCCCAAGATCGCCGACTACCCCTTCACGACCCTCGCCCCCAACCTCGGCGTCGTGCAGCTATCGGATTCGCGAACGTTCGTGGTCGCGGACATTCCCGGAATCATTGAAGGGGCACATACCGGCAAGGGCCTCGGGCTCCAGTTCCTGCGGCACATCGAGCGCACGCGCATCCTCGCCTTCCTGATCCCCATCGACGCGATGGACTGGCAGGCCGAGTACGACCAGCTGCGCAGCGAGGTCCGCAGCCACTCCGAGGAGCTGGCCCGCAAGCCGCACTGCGTGGTCTTCACCAAGCTCGACCTGCTCGGTGAGGACTATGTACCTGAGATCGAGGCGCCGGAGGCGTTCGGAGTGTGGTCCATCTCCGCTGCCGGCCGGATTGGGCTGGACCAGCTCAAGGCCAACTGGTGGAGCCGGCTCCTAGAGCTCCGGAAGGCCGCCGGCCTAGTGCCCACCGAGGGCTGA
- the dprA gene encoding DNA-processing protein DprA, with amino-acid sequence MPAAAQRTPRWIPAAALPQPLSDLSTPPAGLWCLGDAEGVLGEPERLVSIVGTRDASAYGERMAARLAAGAAREGLVVVSGLARGIDAVAHRAAIEAGGRTVAILGTGVDVPYPAGHRALHELVQDNGAVLSEMEPGTRAFPGCFPRRNRIIAALSKMTLVVEAGHKSGAMNTARLAHDIYRTIAAVPGQADDPRAMGSNQLLMDGASLVRDVEDLLIAFGLSTSRLHKGDQLDADRAGVRIPVHPDDLVILRALGGAAVPAQALAERVGMSVRQVSERLLRLELCGLAVVEGGGYRAGDPRVAVRLQQHASTGA; translated from the coding sequence GTGCCTGCGGCGGCCCAGCGGACCCCTCGGTGGATCCCGGCTGCCGCCCTGCCTCAGCCCTTAAGCGATCTTTCGACACCACCGGCGGGATTGTGGTGCCTCGGGGACGCCGAGGGCGTCTTGGGCGAACCTGAGCGCCTCGTTTCGATTGTAGGGACCCGCGACGCCTCGGCCTACGGAGAGCGAATGGCCGCGCGGCTGGCGGCTGGGGCGGCCCGGGAGGGGCTCGTGGTGGTCAGCGGCTTGGCCCGGGGAATTGATGCCGTGGCGCACCGGGCGGCTATCGAGGCAGGCGGCCGGACTGTGGCCATCCTGGGTACCGGAGTCGACGTACCGTACCCAGCAGGTCATCGGGCCCTGCACGAGCTTGTCCAAGACAATGGGGCCGTGCTATCCGAGATGGAGCCCGGTACGAGGGCCTTCCCAGGCTGCTTCCCGCGACGGAATCGGATCATCGCGGCCCTGTCCAAAATGACCCTAGTGGTCGAGGCTGGGCACAAGTCCGGGGCGATGAACACGGCGAGGCTCGCCCACGACATCTACCGGACCATCGCGGCCGTCCCCGGGCAGGCCGACGACCCCCGGGCGATGGGCAGCAACCAGCTCCTGATGGACGGGGCCAGCCTTGTCCGGGATGTGGAAGATCTGTTGATTGCCTTTGGGTTATCCACATCGAGGCTGCACAAAGGAGATCAATTGGATGCCGACCGGGCTGGTGTAAGAATCCCCGTACACCCAGATGACCTCGTAATCCTACGAGCCCTCGGCGGGGCGGCGGTCCCGGCCCAAGCGCTCGCGGAAAGAGTTGGTATGTCAGTACGGCAGGTATCTGAGAGGCTGCTAAGGCTGGAGCTATGCGGCCTGGCCGTGGTGGAGGGTGGGGGCTACCGGGCCGGTGATCCGCGCGTCGCAGTAAGGCTACAGCAACACGCCAGCACTGGCGCGTGA
- the hemW gene encoding radical SAM family heme chaperone HemW: protein MTSWPHLYLHVPFCGRRCSYCDFAIAVRREVPVSEFIDAIMAEFVTRRISLNAGLLRTIYFGGGTPSKLGGEGVARLLHGIRELAGVGKFSTSVDALEITIEANPEDVSAESAAAWVAAGVNRVSLGVQSFEPAVLQWMHREHPPTRAAEAVRELRAAGVQEISADLIFSVPEALGRSWTTDLERVLELDVEHLSLYGLTVEPKTPLGRWTARGEVQEAPEERYEAEFLEAHERLGEAGYEHYEVSNYARPGKRARHNSAYWTGASYLGIGPSAHGFDGRERRWNLPAYAEWLREVRAGRDPVGGREVLGGQKLGGGKELAGGHDPTLGKEPVRTAGSSRPPQTGLEPAERIYLGLRTIDGLPIRENELKKVTSWIGEGWATLDGDRLRLTPRGWLRLDALAAALLDA, encoded by the coding sequence TTGACCTCCTGGCCTCACCTCTACCTGCACGTACCGTTCTGCGGGCGTCGCTGCTCCTACTGCGACTTCGCGATTGCCGTGCGGCGGGAGGTTCCGGTCTCCGAGTTCATTGACGCCATAATGGCTGAGTTCGTCACGCGCCGGATTTCGCTCAACGCCGGCCTACTCAGGACCATCTATTTCGGCGGCGGGACGCCATCCAAGCTCGGCGGAGAAGGAGTCGCCAGACTTCTCCACGGAATTCGCGAACTGGCCGGTGTTGGCAAGTTTTCCACATCCGTGGACGCCCTCGAGATCACCATCGAGGCCAATCCCGAGGACGTTTCGGCGGAATCTGCCGCGGCCTGGGTGGCTGCGGGGGTGAACCGGGTGTCGCTGGGGGTCCAGAGCTTCGAGCCAGCCGTGCTTCAATGGATGCACCGGGAGCACCCCCCGACCCGGGCCGCCGAGGCCGTCCGCGAGCTCAGGGCGGCTGGGGTGCAGGAGATCTCCGCAGACCTCATATTCTCGGTCCCGGAGGCACTGGGCAGAAGTTGGACAACCGATCTCGAGCGGGTCCTAGAGTTGGACGTCGAACACCTCTCCCTGTACGGCCTGACCGTCGAACCCAAGACCCCGCTAGGCCGTTGGACCGCCCGCGGCGAGGTGCAGGAGGCGCCCGAGGAGCGTTACGAAGCCGAGTTCCTCGAGGCCCACGAGCGCTTGGGCGAGGCCGGGTACGAACATTACGAGGTCTCCAACTACGCCCGTCCTGGCAAGCGGGCCCGGCACAACTCGGCGTACTGGACGGGGGCTTCGTATCTCGGGATTGGGCCCTCGGCGCACGGGTTTGACGGGAGGGAGCGGCGCTGGAACCTGCCGGCCTACGCGGAGTGGCTTCGGGAGGTGCGGGCGGGGCGGGATCCGGTGGGCGGGCGGGAGGTGCTCGGAGGTCAGAAGCTGGGCGGGGGGAAGGAACTGGCCGGGGGCCACGATCCAACCCTAGGAAAGGAGCCCGTCCGGACCGCGGGCTCCTCGCGTCCTCCCCAGACGGGTCTCGAACCCGCCGAGCGGATCTACCTCGGACTCCGCACAATCGACGGGCTGCCTATCCGTGAAAACGAACTAAAGAAGGTTACTTCGTGGATCGGCGAAGGCTGGGCTACTCTCGACGGCGACCGACTTCGGCTCACGCCGCGGGGCTGGCTACGCCTCGACGCGCTCGCCGCCGCGCTCCTCGACGCTTGA
- the hrcA gene encoding heat-inducible transcription repressor HrcA, producing MANAELSDRERQVLEAVIRSYVETAEPAGSRTISRRFGLGVSPATIRNTMADLEEKGFLFHPHTSAGRIPTDKAYRFYVDGLMHLDRPLPLQERERLAEEIGERGSAIETILRRAAQSLGVLTQELGVALGPRLDQTVLTKLELVRMSTERLILVLTLRGGAVRTIFIEIAGEIADNAIAEVQQVLNERLAGHSLAEIRASLAARLRDVVAPGGATELLNIFVQEGEQLFDVAAAADEESVLLGQASVLAEKPEFASGDRLRQLIALTETRTQLAGLLRQRAAQPGVSITIGDEHGVGLLGGLTLVTAEYRAGSLTGVIGVIGPTRMPYEKVIALVSHTSSLVTDLLA from the coding sequence ATGGCCAACGCCGAGCTCTCCGATCGCGAACGCCAGGTCCTCGAGGCCGTGATTCGCTCCTACGTGGAGACCGCCGAGCCGGCGGGCTCCCGTACGATCAGTCGGCGCTTCGGGCTGGGCGTGTCTCCGGCCACCATCCGCAATACGATGGCTGACCTGGAGGAGAAAGGCTTCCTCTTCCACCCGCACACCTCGGCGGGCCGCATCCCGACGGACAAGGCCTATCGCTTCTATGTAGATGGGCTGATGCACCTGGACCGCCCGCTGCCGCTGCAGGAGCGTGAGCGCCTGGCGGAGGAGATCGGCGAGCGGGGCTCGGCGATTGAGACGATCCTCAGGCGCGCGGCCCAATCCCTGGGCGTGCTTACACAGGAACTCGGCGTCGCCCTCGGCCCGCGCCTCGACCAGACGGTGCTCACGAAGCTCGAGTTGGTGCGGATGAGCACGGAGCGCTTGATCTTGGTGCTGACGCTGCGGGGCGGGGCGGTGCGCACGATCTTCATCGAGATCGCCGGTGAGATCGCGGACAACGCCATCGCCGAAGTGCAGCAGGTGCTCAACGAACGCCTCGCGGGCCACTCGCTCGCCGAGATCCGCGCCAGCCTCGCCGCGCGCTTGCGTGACGTCGTGGCGCCGGGCGGCGCGACGGAGTTGCTGAACATCTTCGTGCAGGAGGGCGAACAGCTCTTCGACGTCGCCGCGGCGGCGGACGAGGAGAGCGTGCTGCTCGGCCAGGCCTCAGTGCTCGCGGAGAAGCCGGAGTTCGCGAGTGGCGATCGGCTGCGGCAGCTGATCGCGCTCACGGAGACGCGCACGCAACTGGCGGGGCTGCTCCGCCAGCGCGCGGCGCAGCCGGGCGTGTCGATCACGATCGGTGACGAGCACGGCGTGGGGTTGCTCGGGGGACTCACGCTGGTGACGGCGGAGTACCGGGCGGGGTCGCTGACGGGGGTGATTGGGGTGATTGGGCCGACGCGGATGCCTTATGAGAAGGTTATTGCTTTGGTGTCCCATACGTCTTCGTTGGTTACGGATTTGCTTGCTTAG
- a CDS encoding four helix bundle protein, whose translation MPKQSSFHTDLPPSQEAWELACPEALRQDLLWKLHVYRAALFILHCAKEDARALRARYRGGIADQLERAVGSVSANLAEGYSRAGSADRIRFFSYALGSAREAITWYIAAADVIPEAHHTHRQSLLSKVRAMLLRLIESQRRTTNRDFKRI comes from the coding sequence ATGCCTAAGCAATCCTCGTTCCACACCGACCTGCCACCCTCGCAGGAAGCGTGGGAGCTCGCCTGCCCCGAGGCCTTGCGGCAGGATCTCCTATGGAAGCTGCACGTGTACCGTGCCGCGCTCTTCATCCTCCACTGCGCGAAGGAGGACGCACGCGCCCTGCGCGCGCGATATCGCGGCGGCATCGCCGACCAACTTGAGCGCGCCGTCGGCTCCGTGAGCGCCAACCTCGCCGAGGGCTACAGCCGCGCCGGCAGCGCCGATCGCATTCGATTCTTCAGCTACGCCCTCGGCTCAGCCCGCGAGGCCATCACCTGGTACATCGCCGCCGCCGACGTAATCCCCGAAGCGCACCACACCCACCGCCAATCCCTTCTGTCGAAGGTGCGCGCAATGCTCCTGCGCTTGATCGAAAGCCAACGCCGCACCACCAACCGCGACTTCAAGCGGATATAA